The following are from one region of the Amycolatopsis sp. QT-25 genome:
- a CDS encoding N-acetylmuramoyl-L-alanine amidase — translation MGFVVAIGLTLFTACGVETPASSPPSPPAPGTTTVFTTLPQPSSASSTPPSSASQPPPSTQRPKTGKVVVLDPGHNGGNAGEPGQIAKQVPAGRGKTKPCNTTGTSTNSGYPEHAFTWDVSQRISQALAAKGIRVILTRQNDTGVGPCVNERAAIGNDAEADAVVSIHADGSNSAGAHGFHIAYSAPPLNAQQGEPSVKLATALRDGIRAGGFPTSTYLGSNGLAPRADLGGLNLSTRPAALVECGNMRNAAEAAAMASEEGRQQYAAVIAKAIEDYLAG, via the coding sequence ATGGGCTTTGTGGTGGCGATCGGCTTGACGCTGTTCACGGCGTGCGGCGTGGAGACCCCCGCGTCGTCGCCGCCGAGTCCGCCCGCTCCGGGGACCACCACGGTCTTCACCACACTGCCGCAGCCGAGTTCCGCGTCGAGCACGCCGCCGTCGAGCGCGTCTCAGCCGCCTCCGAGCACACAGCGGCCGAAGACGGGCAAGGTCGTCGTGCTCGATCCCGGCCACAACGGCGGGAACGCCGGCGAGCCCGGGCAGATCGCCAAGCAGGTCCCGGCGGGGCGCGGCAAGACGAAACCGTGCAACACCACCGGAACCTCGACGAATTCCGGCTATCCCGAGCACGCGTTCACTTGGGACGTGTCGCAGCGGATCTCGCAGGCCTTGGCGGCCAAGGGAATCCGCGTCATCCTCACCCGGCAGAACGACACCGGCGTCGGGCCGTGCGTCAACGAACGCGCCGCGATCGGGAACGACGCCGAAGCGGACGCCGTCGTGTCGATCCACGCGGACGGCTCGAATTCCGCCGGAGCGCACGGCTTTCACATCGCCTATTCCGCCCCGCCCCTGAACGCTCAGCAGGGCGAGCCCTCGGTGAAACTCGCGACGGCGTTGCGGGACGGGATCCGCGCGGGCGGCTTCCCGACGTCGACGTACCTCGGTTCGAACGGGCTCGCCCCGCGTGCCGACCTCGGTGGTCTCAACCTTTCGACCCGCCCTGCCGCGCTCGTCGAATGCGGGAACATGCGCAACGCCGCCGAGGCGGCGGCGATGGCGAGCGAAGAAGGACGTCAGCAGTACGCCGCCGTCATCGCGAAGGCCATCGAGGACTACCTAGCGGGATGA
- a CDS encoding UDP-N-acetylglucosamine 2-epimerase: protein MALPVISFILGTTAELIKIAPVYHGILERGVRPKIWFTAQHVDEVSDVLADLNLPEPDVWLVPKERAHNLESPAQVPGWAAQVLRTAWSRRAELKAALVEDGRPPLVLVHGDTFTTPYGSLIGKRILKSRVGHVEAGARSGSIMSPLPEELNRKIAAKIVDMHFAPSAREVNNLRNARGVVVDTEANTAIDAMRMAINGPLDVEGLPEKFGLATLHRFELVSRAEKYREALEILREQSKQMPILYMAGAPEREKIRSLGLANLFDEKNFIIQPKMRYLKFLPLVARAEYVVTDSGGLSAECYYLGLPCAVHRERTETPQHLGETVVLTEMRGDKLQNFLDTYQNRRGESWVDKFHPSEIIVDTLARLGYC, encoded by the coding sequence ATGGCTCTTCCGGTGATTTCCTTCATTCTCGGCACCACGGCGGAACTGATCAAAATCGCGCCGGTCTACCACGGCATCCTCGAACGCGGGGTCCGGCCGAAGATCTGGTTCACCGCCCAGCACGTCGACGAGGTCTCGGACGTTCTCGCCGATCTGAACCTCCCCGAGCCCGACGTCTGGCTGGTGCCGAAGGAGAGGGCGCACAACCTGGAGTCGCCCGCGCAGGTGCCGGGCTGGGCCGCGCAGGTGCTGCGCACCGCGTGGAGCCGCCGCGCCGAACTGAAGGCCGCGCTGGTCGAGGACGGCCGTCCGCCGCTGGTGCTGGTGCACGGCGACACGTTCACCACGCCGTACGGCTCGCTCATCGGGAAGCGGATCCTCAAGTCGCGGGTCGGGCACGTCGAGGCGGGCGCGCGATCGGGCAGCATCATGTCGCCGCTGCCGGAGGAGCTGAACCGGAAGATCGCCGCGAAGATCGTCGACATGCACTTCGCGCCGAGCGCGCGTGAAGTGAACAACCTCCGCAACGCGCGCGGCGTCGTCGTCGACACCGAGGCGAACACCGCGATCGACGCGATGCGGATGGCCATCAACGGGCCGCTCGACGTCGAGGGCCTGCCGGAGAAGTTCGGCCTCGCCACCCTGCACCGCTTCGAACTGGTCTCGCGCGCGGAGAAGTACCGCGAGGCGCTGGAGATCCTGCGCGAGCAGAGCAAGCAGATGCCGATCCTCTACATGGCGGGCGCGCCCGAGCGCGAGAAGATCCGCTCGCTCGGCCTGGCGAACCTCTTCGACGAGAAGAACTTCATCATCCAGCCGAAGATGCGGTACCTGAAGTTCCTGCCGCTGGTCGCGCGCGCCGAATACGTCGTCACCGACTCGGGCGGCCTGTCGGCCGAGTGCTACTACCTCGGCCTGCCGTGCGCCGTGCACCGCGAGCGCACCGAGACGCCGCAGCACCTCGGCGAGACCGTCGTGCTGACCGAGATGCGCGGGGACAAGCTGCAGAACTTCCTCGACACCTACCAGAACCGCCGCGGTGAGTCCTGGGTCGACAAGTTCCACCCGTCGGAGATCATCGTCGACACGCTGGCTCGCCTGGGCTACTGCTGA
- a CDS encoding glycosyltransferase family 2 protein: MSANSLLPALSVVIPVYNEQNWIDRSVGALIASAQAANWPVEVVVVDDGSTDGTGDKLAELRELYGITVLTQPNSGRFEARRAGIAKASGRQILLLDSRVIVDSGSLTFLRDQLVDHPERTVWNGHVNVASEHNPYAGFMAGLVKIPWRRYCANPRLMSFGIEEFDVFPKGTGFFSAPKDVLEDSSNAFESLFEDVRFASDDTGVLRWIAERHRIFLAPDFSATYHGRDSFKKFIGHSYFRGTTFVDSYLASPGPARNGLFAAMAVGVLGLGVAAKRPKTAVALAAAGSTTAGFAVTKFGATKAEAKAVARLTPVFAAGFGAGALRGILMALRARLRR; the protein is encoded by the coding sequence GTGAGTGCGAATTCGCTCCTCCCGGCCCTGTCCGTCGTGATCCCGGTCTACAACGAGCAGAACTGGATCGACCGCAGTGTGGGTGCGCTGATCGCGTCGGCACAGGCGGCGAACTGGCCGGTCGAGGTCGTCGTGGTCGACGACGGCAGCACCGACGGCACCGGCGACAAGCTCGCGGAGCTGCGGGAACTGTACGGCATCACCGTGCTCACCCAGCCGAACAGCGGCCGGTTCGAGGCACGGCGGGCGGGAATCGCGAAGGCCTCCGGGCGGCAGATCCTGCTGCTCGACAGCCGCGTGATCGTGGACTCCGGCTCGCTCACCTTCCTCCGCGACCAGCTCGTGGACCATCCCGAACGTACGGTGTGGAACGGTCACGTCAACGTCGCGTCCGAACACAATCCGTACGCGGGATTCATGGCGGGGCTGGTCAAGATCCCGTGGCGCCGTTATTGCGCGAACCCGCGGTTGATGTCCTTCGGTATCGAAGAGTTCGACGTCTTCCCTAAAGGCACGGGATTCTTTTCCGCGCCGAAGGACGTTCTCGAGGATTCGTCCAACGCGTTCGAGTCGCTCTTCGAAGACGTCCGTTTCGCCAGTGACGACACGGGTGTTCTGCGCTGGATCGCCGAACGTCACCGCATCTTCCTCGCGCCCGACTTCTCCGCGACCTACCACGGCCGGGATTCGTTCAAGAAGTTCATCGGCCACTCGTATTTCCGCGGCACCACGTTCGTCGATTCGTATCTCGCGTCGCCCGGTCCCGCGCGCAACGGACTGTTCGCCGCCATGGCGGTCGGAGTACTCGGGCTCGGCGTCGCCGCGAAGCGTCCGAAGACCGCTGTCGCGCTGGCCGCCGCGGGTTCGACGACCGCCGGGTTCGCGGTGACGAAGTTCGGCGCGACCAAGGCCGAGGCCAAGGCGGTCGCCCGGCTCACCCCGGTGTTCGCCGCCGGCTTCGGCGCCGGAGCGCTCCGCGGCATCCTCATGGCGCTGCGGGCCCGGCTGCGGCGATGA
- the recR gene encoding recombination mediator RecR, whose translation MYEGVVQDLIDELGRLPGVGPKSAQRIAFHLLAADPADIARLQEVLGKVKEGVQFCEVCGNVSEQETCRICRDTRRDLTVICVVEEPKDVLAVERTREFKGRYHVLGGALDPLSGIGPEQLRMRELLARIGGAEISEIIIATDPNTEGEATATYLVRMLRDFPGLSVTRLASGLPMGGDLEFADELTLGRALSGRRAL comes from the coding sequence TTGTACGAGGGTGTCGTCCAGGATCTGATCGACGAGCTCGGGCGGCTGCCCGGCGTCGGTCCCAAGAGCGCGCAGCGGATCGCCTTCCACCTGCTGGCGGCCGATCCCGCGGATATCGCGCGCTTGCAGGAAGTGCTCGGCAAGGTCAAGGAAGGCGTGCAGTTCTGCGAGGTCTGCGGCAACGTCTCGGAGCAGGAGACCTGCCGGATCTGCCGCGACACCCGCCGCGACCTCACGGTCATCTGCGTGGTCGAGGAGCCGAAGGACGTCCTCGCCGTCGAACGGACGCGCGAGTTCAAGGGCCGTTACCACGTGCTCGGCGGCGCGCTGGACCCGTTGTCCGGCATCGGTCCGGAGCAACTGCGCATGCGTGAGCTGCTCGCGCGGATCGGCGGCGCGGAGATCAGCGAGATCATCATCGCGACCGACCCGAACACCGAAGGCGAGGCGACCGCCACGTACCTCGTGCGGATGCTTCGCGACTTCCCCGGCCTGAGCGTGACGCGGCTGGCGTCGGGGCTGCCGATGGGCGGTGACCTGGAGTTCGCGGACGAGCTGACGCTGGGCCGGGCGCTTTCGGGCAGGCGGGCGCTCTAG
- a CDS encoding YbaB/EbfC family nucleoid-associated protein, whose product MVQPGGGFDLSQIMQQAQQMQQKLVEAQEELANTEVTGTSGGGLVTATVSGDSQLKALAIDPKVVDPDDVETLSDLVVAAVRDASANAQKLTEQKLGPLAGGLGGGMPDLGGFPGLGG is encoded by the coding sequence ATGGTGCAACCCGGTGGCGGCTTCGACCTGTCGCAGATCATGCAGCAGGCCCAGCAGATGCAGCAGAAGCTGGTCGAGGCCCAGGAAGAGCTGGCCAACACGGAGGTGACCGGCACTTCCGGCGGCGGCCTGGTCACCGCGACCGTGTCCGGCGACAGCCAGCTCAAAGCGCTGGCCATCGACCCCAAGGTGGTCGATCCCGACGACGTCGAGACCCTGTCCGACCTGGTCGTCGCGGCTGTGCGGGACGCCTCCGCCAACGCGCAGAAGCTCACCGAACAGAAACTCGGCCCGCTCGCCGGCGGCCTCGGCGGCGGGATGCCGGACCTCGGCGGCTTCCCCGGGCTCGGCGGCTAG
- a CDS encoding DUF6541 family protein yields the protein MNVLLVLLAFWLPGLVFGAAIRLRGWTLAAAAPLLTFGLVAIGIPILGRLGIRWTLPNVGMWVLLLSLVGFGLSFLVLRFTAKRHPEWAEGEDDDETKRGPRDHLLIGAGVVVGLGVGLVTFLRGSHSLENVQQGWDAPFHGNLVRWIAEHGDARASTVGTIANLPNQHDYFYPDTYHALLALIFGKGGLTMMPTLNLAALTVVLTVPVGVAAMCRAWRMPVLATAAAAAVSTWFTAFPYDSLWRGPLWPYVAGVALVPAMLALARLLLKPNGVAGPVAIGVGVAGLAGLHTSLIFVIMVYFLLILLAVLFRFEKISWRRSATSLVATIGLAVVLGVPQVLPALYNAGGVTSAFWASETSVSGAFGQTITFSPMASFPQWWIGIPAIIGVFFLVKHRRMLWMVGAYVVLGGLFAATISMESPLIHTLTGVFYNDHWRIGALVPLAGAVAFGEFVHTMSGKIAEKLGERKPGLNPFTAAIAGALVVGLVVTVLSRGGYIGRNSARLAMNYGEGPSVSKGEEEAYAWLGKHVVPGERVMNDRADGSVWMYALSGVQPVEWTNYGAEFTTKAGWLSVFLNDINREPRVREALTDLKVRYVLVGKGKVAVNAQSAVGLQRLDITPGFKRVFQNPDASVYEIEGQQGVVAAGAPAGSDTAHGQ from the coding sequence ATGAACGTTCTTTTGGTCTTGCTGGCGTTCTGGCTGCCGGGGCTCGTCTTCGGCGCCGCGATCAGGCTGCGCGGCTGGACCCTCGCCGCCGCGGCCCCGCTGCTGACATTCGGCCTCGTCGCCATCGGCATCCCGATCCTCGGCCGCCTCGGCATCCGCTGGACCCTGCCGAACGTCGGCATGTGGGTGCTGTTGCTGTCCCTCGTGGGCTTCGGTCTTTCGTTCCTCGTGCTCCGCTTCACCGCGAAGCGGCACCCTGAATGGGCCGAGGGCGAAGACGACGACGAGACGAAGCGCGGCCCGCGTGACCACCTGTTGATCGGTGCCGGTGTCGTGGTCGGCCTCGGCGTCGGCCTGGTCACCTTCCTGCGTGGTTCGCACAGCCTGGAGAACGTCCAGCAGGGCTGGGACGCCCCGTTCCACGGCAACCTGGTGCGCTGGATCGCCGAGCACGGCGACGCGCGCGCGTCGACCGTCGGCACCATCGCGAACCTGCCGAACCAGCACGATTACTTCTACCCGGACACCTATCACGCGCTGCTCGCCCTGATCTTCGGCAAGGGCGGCCTGACGATGATGCCGACGCTGAACCTGGCGGCGCTCACGGTCGTGCTGACCGTCCCGGTCGGGGTGGCGGCGATGTGCCGCGCCTGGCGCATGCCGGTCCTCGCGACCGCCGCCGCCGCGGCCGTGTCCACCTGGTTCACCGCGTTCCCGTACGACTCGCTGTGGCGCGGCCCCCTGTGGCCGTACGTCGCCGGGGTGGCGCTCGTGCCCGCGATGCTCGCGCTCGCCCGCCTGCTGCTCAAGCCGAACGGCGTGGCCGGACCGGTCGCGATCGGCGTCGGTGTCGCCGGGCTGGCCGGCCTGCACACCAGCCTGATCTTCGTGATCATGGTCTACTTCCTGCTGATCCTGCTCGCGGTGCTGTTCCGCTTCGAGAAGATCAGCTGGCGCCGAAGCGCCACTTCGCTGGTGGCCACGATCGGGCTGGCTGTCGTGCTCGGCGTGCCTCAAGTTCTTCCCGCGCTCTACAACGCGGGCGGCGTGACGAGCGCGTTCTGGGCGTCGGAGACCAGTGTGTCCGGCGCGTTCGGGCAGACCATCACGTTCTCGCCGATGGCTTCGTTCCCGCAGTGGTGGATCGGCATCCCGGCGATCATCGGCGTGTTCTTCCTGGTCAAGCACCGGCGGATGCTCTGGATGGTCGGCGCGTACGTCGTACTCGGCGGCTTGTTCGCCGCGACGATCTCGATGGAGTCCCCGCTCATCCACACCCTGACCGGCGTGTTCTACAACGACCATTGGCGGATCGGCGCGCTCGTGCCGCTGGCCGGCGCGGTCGCGTTCGGCGAGTTCGTGCACACCATGTCGGGCAAGATCGCCGAGAAGCTCGGCGAGCGCAAACCCGGTCTGAACCCGTTCACCGCGGCCATCGCGGGCGCACTGGTGGTCGGCCTGGTCGTCACGGTGCTGAGCAGGGGCGGCTACATCGGCCGAAACTCCGCGCGGCTCGCGATGAACTACGGCGAAGGTCCCTCGGTCAGCAAGGGCGAGGAAGAGGCCTACGCCTGGCTGGGCAAGCACGTCGTGCCGGGCGAGCGCGTGATGAACGACAGGGCCGACGGCTCGGTGTGGATGTACGCCCTTTCGGGGGTTCAGCCGGTCGAGTGGACCAACTACGGCGCCGAGTTCACCACGAAGGCGGGCTGGCTCAGCGTCTTCCTGAACGACATCAACCGCGAGCCGCGCGTCCGCGAGGCGCTCACCGACCTCAAGGTGCGCTACGTGCTCGTCGGCAAGGGCAAGGTGGCTGTCAACGCGCAGTCCGCGGTGGGCCTCCAGCGGCTCGACATCACACCGGGTTTCAAACGCGTCTTCCAGAACCCCGACGCGTCGGTTTACGAAATCGAAGGTCAGCAAGGTGTGGTCGCCGCCGGCGCACCCGCCGGGTCCGACACCGCTCACGGCCAGTAA